TCACTAATTGATGGATCAATTAGCTCTTGCCCTTGACCTTCTTGCCATAAATTCCATGCCTGAGAAAATCATTTACAATATTAGAAGCACACATAACAATGAatataaacaaaacccaaagatTAATACTAATTGACATACGTATTCTACTAAATTGAGTGTGTAGTCAACATGGTAGAAGCTGTTGTTTTTTCTACCACTCACAATTTCAAGCATCAAGACTCCAAAGCTATAGACATTAGACTTTATGGAGAACACGCCTTCCATGGCATACTCAGGAGATATATAACCACTACATCAAAAacacaataaatatttaatttcacAAGTGATTAAATTGAGCACATGTAATAGTAAGATTAAAATAGGACTTTAATCATCACAAGTGTAAGAGTATATTATTAACTTACTATGTTCCAACAATTACATTAGTGTTTGCTTCCAATTCATCTGGTTTGAAAATTCGTGCTATGCCAAAATCAGATATCTTAGGATTCATGTTTTTGTCAAGGAGTATGTTTCCGGCTTTTAAATCTCTATGAATTACTCTTGGTCTTGAGTATTTATGGAGATAGAGTAGTCCTTGAGCAATTCCTTCAATTATATTGAAACGTTTTTTCCAATCTAATAACTTGCCTCTCTTTGAGTCTATCAAATATAAACAATGAAATAGATGTGATCAATAATCTAGTTTCTAAAAAGTGATAtaataaacttaattttttttttttttggaaaaataagtaaaaaaagtaCTAGATAAAAGTCAATGTTTTTCTTACCAAATAGAAAGCAATCTAAACTTTTGTTGGGCATGTATTCATAAACCAACATCCTCTCTTCTCCATGAATGCAACAACcaataattttaacaatattCACATGTTGGAGTTTAGGCATGACTATCAACTCATTCCTAAACTCAGGTATTCCTTGtcctgaattttgccctaatcGCTTTATCACTATCGTTTGCCCCCCTGCCAATTTTCCCTGATGTGGTGATTAAAAAAGATTAATTCAGCTTAGATGTAAGTTACTCAAAACTACTTGATGTAGAAGTTTATTTAGAGGTGACCTTATACACAGGCCCAAAGCCTCCTTctccaagcttgttttctaatgAAAAATTGTTTGTTGCAGCCATGACACTTGTATAGCTAATTACACTGAAACGAGCTCCATCATTCTCATCATTTAGAATTTCATTCATGTTGATAGATGGGTCCAAGCTCAATGAAGCAAGCAATCCATTTTCACCGTTTGTTTCATCACTCCCTGTTTAAATTTCCATAGAACTAATTTGCATATATCATATTAATAAACAAGAATTggtaaatttaaatattatatatatatatatatatatatatataccttgaATTACAACTGCCCTCCGTTTGAGTAGATAACACAATATGCAGAAAACAATCACGAGTAGAGCAATGGCTTTGAAAATTGCAACACATATCCACTTCTTTGTTCCTATACCTGGTCATATATAGCAGTGTTAGTAATCAtcatataagaaaatattttctgactTTGATCCAAGTTGTACTTCATATCGAAAATCTACAAATACAAGGGaatggaattttctttttctttttttaaacaaaattgtgGAAGATGAATACCCTTACGAAGGGATAAACGAGTGAGCATAATTAGCAAAAGAGATCCATCAAAGGGATCATGCAAAGTTCAGATCCTTCAAACCCAAAACTTAACTAAAAAGGTGTAGAAATGCAAgctaattaatataacatattatgAAGCTCCAATCTAACCAATTTTTGAAATCTTTAACAGTTTGTATTTGAAACCTCAGTGAAAGAGAAAATTAGACATATCTTAGTTTAGTTAGTTTTAgtaatggtttaattttaaaattcttgcCCTAGATTCATTTTTTGTTGCATCTGTAATTTGTGTAATCCCAGAGTACAAGGCACATAAACCTTGAATAAGATCCATATTTAAGATCCTTAGCCATGACTAATTTCTGTACCATCTATATATAAGCAACAAACATTTTTCCAGTAAAACCCCAATTAAGATAATTAAGATTCAATACACATGGATATCTAGCTAGGGAAAAACtttagtgtgtgtatatgtagagagagagagagagagagagagagagagagagagggagggagaagAGATCTAAGCTGCTATTTCTTGATCAAGAAGTTTAAGTTTGGAAAAAGCTCGATCTGAATCTGTTTGTGAACTGAGGAAATGATTGAACATATCTAAATCTGCTGTGATGACCCTACCTGCATCGTCAcaaattatctatatatatacacttaaaagtTGCACTATTCACAACCCAGATTCGAAGTTGCTCAAATTCAACGACTCTTGCATTATTGGTAATTTTCCTTACATAAATATGCATAAACTTAAAAGTCTCTTGTGTGTGTAAAAACATGCtctaaaatttgtatttatatatacttaAGTTCCATCAAAACCCTAGATGGctaaaaaaagaagttgagaATCCAAACTACTTGAGTCTTGATCGGTTGAGACATACTGTTTGATCGGTCGAGATAAGTGGTTTTCGACCTGTCAAGCTATAGTTGAAATGTAGTCTTGCAAGGGTACCTTTTCTGCATTCTTGATCAAATATTATctaatgtaattttatttagatAAACTAAGTCTAAACTATTACAATTGTTCATGGTTAACATTCTAAAAATGTGGACTTTACAATATCATTAGACATTTTTTATATGccttaacatatatataaacccCCTTTTACACTGTTtataatcattttaattttccatCATAATTGATGTTCTAACAGTCCATCCATTGGAATGTTTAAATGTATAGTTTGAGATacaaataaatggaaaataaaacCTAGCTCCAAAAAACTTTGGGCTCCTGTTATTTCAACAGTGTGACTTAATATATTTCactccaaaataaaaacataattgtaCCATAGACTATAGGGTTTATTTAATTGTACAAGATATCCTGTGACTGAAAATTCATTTGACCTATccataaaatattcatagttaaataaagataaaataatttatgatcaCTTTATTATCAGTATATCTGAAATATTTGAGTTCAGAATTTAATTTCTTGATTATTCCTATActcttaaaatttcattttattaaatatatatatttttagtaacCCCTTACTAAAATGACTAGATATGATACTCTAAATAATTAAATCTATGTCAAGGGAATATTTCTTATCTCTTATTGAGATTATAAATTCACTCTTAAGAAAAGATTTTTCTACAATGATAGATGTGATTACCCAACGTATTAAGGTTTTAACTTACATCTCACATTTGAGTCCGTGATCCTTAAGATTAAAAACTTTACTCTTTAGCAATTATGAGTTTAATTATTCAAGTAACAAAAGTTTGTAGAACAATCAATTAGATTGGTCCAATTCAATGTATTCTAATACATCCATATATCAATCAATaatctccacttccatgatcaaggtAGAAAATCATGATTAATATGTTTTACTCATGTCAAATAAAATGTTTGATTTCATCACTTACTTCAAAATAAAGTTTATATGTCACAAAGGAATTGTGATATAGATCTTcaatattcataaaatgagtatagataaaataaaaatattaagataTACTAGCTTTATCACATGCGCTTTGCGCGTGTaatgatgcttttttttttggggtctagtgtcataatttttcctttatctcaatttttaaattatgacacaactcaaaaattaaataaaagaaaccagAGAGTCTTGataaagtatgaaaaaaaaaaaaggaaaaaaaaagttggaacgTTGTCTGGAAGGAAATATACAAAGTGGactgagattttttattttattttaaattttggataagtttttatttttatcttatttttatgtttttaagacATGATTAGTAAGAGAGtgttctattttgtaggcatctTAAGTGGAgttggagatatatttttaaaaggttGTCCCCAAGTTTTATTCCTGTTAAACGTAAGACCTAGGGATATTTTTGAATCACATACAAGTCCAGTCCAAAGAGAGGAATCCTATTATAGATAGTATAGATATGTGCAAATATACTAATATATAGGATTTGAAATGAGGAAATCTAAATAAAGATAGAGGCGGTCCCTATTGATCGATGTAAAGATAAATGATTCCACTTACTtctaattttagttaaatatatGAAGATATAGGTATCAACATagactaattaaataaattatgtaaaaaCCTTTAGTTAAATAACATTGTATAGTCAAAATTGTTAATTGAAAATTATAGCTCTTTTTAATATGAATTGAAGCCTAGATAGTTATATAgtgattgtaatcaaatttattttattgttgaatgatagtatttttttatgtaCTTTATTAATAACTAATTAATAAGTAAAATTATCAAAGAAATAATTGGTTATATAAATTAGAACTAAGTGGAATAATTTATaataagtaaatatataatataaatttaatgaagATTTATACAtgagttaataataataataataataataataataatagtaataataatgattaatgcatttaatttttatattaattgattttttttttccgaaataatatttatatgaaaaatgacATGTGGCAAGAGTATTGGCCTTTACCCAACTAGGTGGCAAAACTTAAATGATTCTAGAGTTTTAATAGATAACTTGTCGCTAACTCGTGCAACACTCTAGataattagaaaatattaaatatctTCACTTTGTTTAATGCAAcaataagtaaaaaataaatgaaaatcaataattctaattcaaaataaaagttgaaaatAGATATAAGATTGGTTTTACATATAGCAGTCATCTcaaatataatttgataatgAACTTTTTATAAGACGAAATAAAGATATACACATCTTGAAAAAAATCCGTATGCATATTTTTTCACCAAGCTTAAGCGTAACTGGTATAGGTGTTTCTGAAACATTTACTCCATCTGATATCAAAATACTTAGGTGCCAAACATGagaataatatatgaaaatattttgatagcATCCAATACCTTTAAGCtttccttttgcatttagtCCATCTATAGTTTGTATAGAAGTTTCAACTATGTTGCCACAATCCATGTACagaaataataatactaataatgtAAAATTTCAGTTAAGATCATACATTTCCTTGGAAGGGCAATACTTGTTGCACATAGTTTTACACAAAGCCcattttttaactgaaattgtGACATTAAGTCATGATTTTTAAATTCAAGATTATGACTTTAAGTcacaatttcaatttaaaaatgaGATGTGTATAAAATGATGAGtattgtaataatatttttcaagttGGCAAGGATCTTGAGTCCTAATAAGACTTGGTCAACATTATGACCAAATTTACAACCATACCAAATTAACagttgtatgtttttagaccccttaaaacataagttgtttaacctagttatttagccaaataattacttagataaattattcagatcaAGGTTAATACAATCAAATTATATCATGAAAGTAATgcagaaatataaagaacacacaaACAAGTgtgagtacttgtggttgcagtggatcaaggaaagaagtagtccgtggactcggaacTGTCACGTGATCGTGGTAATAAGTTTTTTACATGAaatagcaataggatgttagtgtagaacttagaccactaatatcctattgctacctcgtgTAAAAAACTTACTATCATGACCATGTGACAATTCCGAGttcacagactacttcttttcttgatccactacaaccacaagtactcacacttgtgactttgagattctactcaaaggtttcaaatcttctttaagttttttattcAGTAATTGAagtgatcaccaagttcttgacatgaatcttgataaccctaagtatgcTTGAAGGTAAACaactctagatctcacaagagattcaacacacagCACATCAACAACCACTAAAACGTaactagggtttttccttttatacttggagtaaaatataaaaccctatACGTTAAaccgggcttgggctgagttagaaattctgcagaaaaaaaaaatctgcatgatgttcgatcgatcaagccttgCAGAATTAAAATACACATGAATTCAGATCTAAAAACATGAACAAGAAAGAGCACAAAACCAAAATATTCAATCACatgaacacaaacccagaaaaaactTCAACCTAAAACTTCCTTATCAAAAACTGGTTCCCCCAACCTTTCTAAAACATTCTCCAAGCTTCAtctctcttccaaaactcaaagcttcctctctctcttccaaaaaaCGAAGATCTCTCTATTCGAAAACACGTTCATGGCCAAAAGCTTTGAGCTCTACCTCCTTGCTcatcgccaccaccaccaccacaactagttgtggtgctttttttttctttctctgacTGGCTCATTCTCTTTATCTCTTGATTTTgctcaaacccaaacccaaacccaaatgcCTCAAGCTCCTCACTCAAATCAGTGCTTTGCCCTTTCTCTATGGCTCAGATCGATGTCTTTCTCTCTCGGTGGGTCTTTCTATCTCAAACCGGTGTCTCTCCCTCCCCGATTCCCTTTTCTACTCGCCCCTCCTTGTTTCCTCTCCTCTCTACAACCTTCCATAGTTTTGATCTAGATTTAAAGAGAGGCTGAGATCGGTGTGGTGGTAGTTGTGAAACAAaaattggtggtggtggtcgaTGGTTGTGAAGTTGGCCCGGTGGTGGGTCgaagggtgggtttgttgttggaGTGGGTCGTGGGGTGGGTTTGTTGATCGTTGATTGCTAGGTTTGAGATGTTTTGGTGTTCTTGTTGGAGATcagtttttgtttgtgtttggttgacaagaaatggtaagaaaatcctagaaaatatgagtttgtgttcttattttaattttaattttgctttgtGTTGGTATGGTTGAGCTGGGTTTGTGTTGGTATATgtggattgattttgttttggataatttgatttatatatatatacataaatggattgattttgtttgtataatattcatttatgatttgttttcttgtgttcttatgtttgattttctgggtttgtatgattttttttttttgggtttgtgctctTCTGTCTTTTTGATGAAGAGGATGGCATATCTAAATTCATGTATTTTAggttctaattttgttttgttttgttttttttttccttttttattttgttaaaatagataaattaattttcaaaatcaaaagttgaTGTGAATGCTTATGTgtcttttttaatcattattttatactaacgtggcattttttaatattattttattggccacATCATCATTTAATGTGCCAACAATGCACTCcatttgccacatcaacaatttctGTTAAGTGAGTAactgtaaggaccaaaatggaacacgttaattgatttagggactaaaagtggtgaaatgaaaatgtagggaccaaaatggaaaagatgcaaaatgtagggattaaaagtgcatttacgcctttatttatttatttttattttttataaaaggaataacaaaaaaaacctatcaTGAAATGtttgaatgttatgcaatgcaaatcctagaaaaaaaaaaaaaaaaaaaagcaaaaggagAATGGTCACAGAGAATATTGAGATAAAGTACAAGAATCTTGTCAGAAAGACTTAATTAGATTGAGcattttgcatccaaaaccttttagatgcaactcttgtattggagttattattcatattataaTGATGAGCACTTCTATGATTGGTATAAAGGTTTAACGCCTTTGCCaactcaccaataagtaccataggatcttgtgcttaaGGCACATGTACTTTTAGCTTATTTGCTCGCTTTgcagcttgcaacttgaaacaatttAGACAAATATGCCCAATCTTTCCATAATAATGACAAACCCATAAAGGTCTATCATGCAACTTATCCTTAGGGAGGGTAGGACTCTTAAGCTTAGACTCTTTAAGATCAatcctaatcttcctaggaggtgGTGTAACTTCTACTGGTTTGACAATCTCACTCTTGGGGAGCTCAGAAGGGGAAACAAAATTTATGGAATGAGTTTCAGACACAGATTTTCAAAACCTAGACCAGTTTTGTCTAAGGGAGACTTCTGAATACTCAACATGTGATCAATTTAGAACTAACAGGcctatttgtttgttctctagcaatgGATAATTCtagttccaaattcttaactatATCAAGCAACAGCATGTTTTCAGTCTTCACCttattaatcaatttattagcatcaaacaatttcaacaacaaatttttcttacCAAGTTCAAGAGAAGCAATTTTCTTTAAACCTAtgtcaacattcatagcattcTTTATAGCAACCTTGCAAAGCTTATTATAGGCTTTTTGCAAATCAGCATTCTTAGAGAGTTCCTtatcagaagggttctcatcaaccacaacactttcatcaactataGCAGTAGttgtgaaagtaatgaagtttccattcTCGTTACTACTAGACTCATGattagaaacttcatcatcactaagggttacaaccATAGTTTTGCCCTTTGATCTTAAGAATGTAGGACATTctgatttcacatgaccatacccttgataaccaaaacattgttgacccatGGAATAGTTAGAGatttgacctactttttctttagatttATCAGTATTATTCACTTTAATGGGTTAATTCCTTTTAAAATTCCTAGGTTCAGcattgtttttacctcttgcccttctACTGTTGTTtctaagaaagtttctaaagttcttggcaagatatgTAATCTCTATAGAtgagagttcatcatcaaatccattaccatcaacatcatcaactgacttaagagccattgatttagattttttttgtcttaGGTAGGACTAGCTTATAGGACTggagagatcctacaagttcatcaacagggatggagtccataaccttgctttcagtaatcacagtcactttgggtctaaaatcctCAGTTAAGGATCTAagtatcttcctaacaattttaggttgatcataaatttcacccaaattataaacagagttaacaatatcattcagttcagcataaaattcatcaaaatactaatcatcagacattctaatactttcaaatctgGTAGTTAACTATTACAGTTTGTTAATCTTAATTGCTTTTGTGCCTTCACGCAtagtttggagaatattccatacagtatgagcaacctcaacatttaaGTTCCTTttgaattcctccatagaaacaacattaaaaatagcatttatggctttgctattaaaagcggctgcttctttctgagaagtttgctACTTGCTTATAGGAGTAGTCAGTTtttcccatccgtattcaatgGAATTctaaactctctcatcaatagatttcaggaattCTTTCATTCTTACTTTCCAGTAGGCATAGTTGTTCCCATCAAAGTAAGGTgggatcacaagagagtgaCCGTGTTCCATCacaataggggtcaaggatcaactcttagatcaaaggatCTCAATACACGAGCTAACttactttgataccacttgtacgtttttagaccccttaaaatacaagttgtttaacctagttatttagccaagtgattacttaaataaattattcagatctagaataacacaatcaaatcatatcatgaAAGTAATGCGGATATATAAAgaatatatgatatgataactcaggaaaaccaaaccaataaaaaccctagggaggatttaacctaactatcctaaAGGTAAAACagattcactatgaaagaattgaatttttttacaatagaacttagaccactaacatcctattgctatctcgtgtagaaaacttactaccataaCCACGTGACAGCCCCGagtccacgaactacttctttccttgatccactgcaaccacaagtacttccacttgtgactttgagactccattcaaaggtttcaaatcttctttaagttcttGATGCTACAACTGAAgggatcaccaagttcttgacatgaatTTTGATAACTCTAAGTGTGTAtaaaggtaaacacctctagatctcacaagagattcaacacacagCACATTAACAACCACTAAAACATaactagggtttttccttttatactttgagtaaaatataaaaccctacacgtcaaatcgagtttgggctgagttggaaattctgtagaaaagAATAATCTACACGAGGTTCGATCGAACGAGCTTTGCAGATTTAGATAAATAAATcttgcaatcactcgattccaactttacaaataaacacactttgagcagcttaaatctagactctaagttttgatcatggtttgccaacacattacacattaaagttctaatacatttagttcccAAAGTCTTAAATCCTAACAATAGCCATACGCAACAGTAGAAATAAGTctaatttttgtataaaaaaaagaaataagtctaatttttataaaaaaataaaagatgcaACATTAGatataagttaaaattttatattaaaagaaaaataaaaaaattggtgaaGTGGAAATTTGTGGGACCTCGAAAGAAACATGCCAAAATTATGTATCATATATAGATAATATCTTAGTCTACAATGAGAAGGACTTCAGGATAGTCTATCCAAATAGAAACATCTTTAGCCACTACCGTGCACCTTTGGGGTAGTCGCTCTACATGTACAAAGTTCTTGTAAGGTGTGGGGAGAAAGGGTTGAGATTTAAGTTTTCAAAAgggagtttatatatatatatatatatatatatattagactagaggagaatttctatcttgtaaaaaacaATACTCAGCCACCTAGGCAAAACTTGCAAACAATTGAGCAACATTTTTGCAACGTTTGGTAATACCATGATTACTTGAGAGTTGGAGGCTTCTACCATTAGCTTTTGCAGTCGGAGTTCATTGTAGAAACAAAGAGCCTTTAGTTTAGGATGGCGCTATTTCCATGAAGAAAAGGGATGCATTGTCGGTTCCAATTTCCCTTATTTTCTACCCTGCGTGAAACTATATAAAGTCTTTTATATAGTCGATTATAGTAGGCCGGGCATATCCAAGTTCATATTTTCACACGAGAGGATCAAGAAATTGACTCAGTTGtagtttaaattataaaaaagctAGCAGTCCAATTATATGGTCTGTCCATACCAAAATCGAAATTGTTGGGTTTAACAGGGTTGATCACTTTCTTTATCCGTCATAACTATT
This genomic stretch from Quercus robur chromosome 4, dhQueRobu3.1, whole genome shotgun sequence harbors:
- the LOC126721388 gene encoding G-type lectin S-receptor-like serine/threonine-protein kinase At1g67520, producing the protein MVVTLSDDEVSNHESSSNENGNFITFTTTAIVDESVVVDENPSDKELSKNADLQKAYNKLCKVAIKNAMNVDIGLKKIASLELGIGTKKWICVAIFKAIALLVIVFCILCYLLKRRAVVIQGSDETNGENGLLASLSLDPSINMNEILNDENDGARFSVISYTSVMAATNNFSLENKLGEGGFGPVYKGKLAGGQTIVIKRLGQNSGQGIPEFRNELIVMPKLQHVNIVKIIGCCIHGEERMLVYEYMPNKSLDCFLFDSKRGKLLDWKKRFNIIEGIAQGLLYLHKYSRPRVIHRDLKAGNILLDKNMNPKISDFGIARIFKPDELEANTNVIVGTYGYISPEYAMEGVFSIKSNVYSFGVLMLEIVSGRKNNSFYHVDYTLNLVEYAWNLWQEGQGQELIDPSISDSCVHFKVLRWIHISLLCIQNNTDDRPTMSDVLSMLRNDSIPLPLPKNQPFSFG